Proteins encoded by one window of Lathyrus oleraceus cultivar Zhongwan6 chromosome 1, CAAS_Psat_ZW6_1.0, whole genome shotgun sequence:
- the LOC127131372 gene encoding 4,5-DOPA dioxygenase extradiol encodes MGLKDTFYVSHGSPTLSIDESIVARKFLQSWKKDVFGEKPNSILIISGHWDTTVPTVNVIQTTNDTIYDFYGFPKPMYQLKYPAPGAPHLAKRVKELLKNSGFNRVDEDKKRGLDHGAWVPLMLMYPEADIPVCQLSVQSHMDGTYHYNLGKALAPLKDEGVLIIGSGSAVHNLGAINPRGGVAPWALEFDNWLKDALLDGRYEDVNHYEQKAPHARKAHPHPDHFYPLHVAIGAAGENSKAKLIHSSIELGSLSYASYQFTSDSS; translated from the exons ATGGGTTTGAAGGATACGTTTTACGTCTCACATGGATCACCAACGTTGTCGATAGATGAATCGATTGTGGCGAGGAAGTTTCTACAATCATGGAAGAAGGACGTGTTTGGGGAGAAACCTAATTCGATTTTGATTATTTCTGGTCATTGGGATACGACTGTTCCGACCGTTAACGTTATTCAGACAACCAATGATACAATCTATGACTTCTATGGTTTCCCCAAACCTATGTACCAG CTTAAATATCCAGCACCTGGAGCTCCACATTTAGCGAAAAGAGTGAAGGAACTACTCAAAAACTCGGGTTTCAACCGCGTGGACGAAGACAAAAAGCGAGGACTTGATCATGGTGCTTGGGTTCCACTCATGTTAATGTATCCAGAAGCAGACATTCCTGTTTGTCAGCTTTCTGTTCAATCTCACATGGATGGAACTTACCATTACAACTTAGGAAAAGCATTGGCACCTCTTAAAGATGAAGGTGTTTTGATAATAGGTTCCGGAAGTGCTGTTCATAATTTGGGAGCAATTAACCCTCGCGGCGGTGTTGCTCCTTGGGCCTTAGAATTCGATAATTGGTTGAAAGACGCCCTTCTTGATGGAAG GTACGAAGATGTGAATCATTATGAACAAAAGGCGCCGCATGCGAGAAAGGCTCATCCACATCCAGATCATTTTTATCCATTGCATGTTGCAATTGGTGCTGCTGGTGAAAATTCAAAGGCTAAACTAATCCATAGTAGTATTGAATTGGGAAGTCTCTCTTATGCTTCTTACCAGTTTACATCAGATTCGAGTTaa